In Persicimonas caeni, a single window of DNA contains:
- a CDS encoding RCC1 domain-containing protein — MSTACADPAESEDDQSSQPDVGVDADTGTDAGSTDTAPDVERPAREDFAFVELTAGYQLTCALDASNQAYCWGNSGWGALGDSSVDQSRPSPAAPGYAFTDLATGVSHTCGITTDGQMLCWGNNHYGQMGQSPTAGGWGPTEVLRSQRFVDIASGETHSCAIAEDDSLHCWGGNEKGQLGGSTGSNGWGFVEVDSGHAFQQLALGGLFSCGLDSQGNAYCWGDNSAGSLGDGSTRNSSSPVAVTGGHQFTTLVAGYYHVCGITADSKTYCWGWNGDGQVGHADSVAGAMPTPTEVAGGHQFVTLAAGAQHTCGATADGTTYCWGGNTRGSLAHPDVSFETSTPRKVSEDKRFAWLEAGMFHTCGGGFDGKIYCWGANFYGELGDGRAIDVLEPARVDTEHAFEAVYAGFESTCAKTSAGELYCWGRNDRGQLADGSWKSRSSVGRAAESHTFDSVALASQHSCGLAQSGDVYCWGQNYYGEFGVQTAEDWYDAPVLVHDSGDWTTVVAGEYHHCLLDSSGDVWCAGRNDEGQAGIGQAANQTSLAKVDLDATFGHLSAGPEYSCAVDDSGQPYCWGLNEFGVLGDGTETSRASPTAVDTSVAFEHIVTGDWHSCGLDSDGQAYCWGNNWFGQLGLGTPDGYQRRPVAVVGEHTFASLVAGKRFTCGLTPAGKAYCWGGNFAGQLGLGTQDGSVRPAAVTGGHTFQQLAAGSAHICGLTTDDTLYCWGKGSYGQLGDGERIIAFEPVALQTD; from the coding sequence ATGTCGACCGCCTGCGCGGATCCGGCGGAATCGGAGGACGACCAATCCTCGCAGCCGGATGTGGGCGTGGACGCGGACACCGGTACAGACGCCGGCAGCACCGACACGGCGCCGGACGTCGAACGACCGGCCCGTGAAGACTTCGCCTTCGTCGAACTTACCGCCGGTTACCAGCTCACCTGTGCGCTCGATGCATCCAACCAAGCCTACTGCTGGGGCAACAGCGGTTGGGGAGCGTTGGGTGACTCGAGTGTCGATCAGAGCCGCCCGTCCCCGGCCGCGCCGGGCTACGCCTTCACCGACTTGGCCACCGGCGTGAGCCACACCTGCGGCATCACCACCGACGGCCAGATGCTTTGCTGGGGCAACAATCACTACGGCCAGATGGGCCAGAGTCCCACAGCCGGCGGTTGGGGCCCCACCGAAGTGTTGCGCTCGCAGCGCTTCGTCGACATCGCTTCCGGCGAGACCCACTCGTGCGCGATCGCCGAGGATGACAGCCTTCACTGCTGGGGCGGAAACGAAAAAGGCCAGCTCGGCGGGTCGACCGGCTCGAATGGGTGGGGGTTCGTCGAGGTCGACAGCGGGCACGCATTCCAACAACTCGCCCTCGGCGGGCTGTTCAGCTGCGGTCTCGACAGCCAAGGCAACGCGTATTGTTGGGGCGATAACTCGGCAGGCTCACTGGGCGACGGGTCGACCCGAAATAGCAGCTCCCCGGTCGCCGTCACCGGCGGGCATCAATTCACCACGCTCGTCGCCGGATACTACCACGTTTGCGGTATCACCGCCGACTCGAAGACCTACTGTTGGGGGTGGAACGGCGACGGCCAGGTCGGCCACGCCGACTCGGTGGCAGGCGCCATGCCCACCCCCACCGAGGTCGCAGGTGGCCACCAGTTCGTGACCCTCGCCGCCGGCGCCCAGCACACCTGCGGGGCAACCGCCGACGGAACAACGTATTGCTGGGGCGGCAATACTCGAGGGTCGCTGGCCCACCCGGACGTCTCGTTCGAGACCAGCACCCCCAGAAAGGTGTCCGAAGACAAGCGCTTTGCTTGGCTCGAAGCGGGCATGTTCCACACATGCGGCGGCGGCTTTGACGGCAAGATCTATTGCTGGGGTGCCAACTTCTACGGCGAGCTCGGCGACGGCCGCGCCATCGACGTGCTCGAGCCCGCTCGCGTCGACACCGAGCACGCCTTCGAGGCGGTCTATGCCGGCTTCGAGAGCACATGCGCGAAGACGAGCGCCGGCGAGTTGTACTGTTGGGGACGAAACGACCGCGGCCAACTCGCCGACGGCAGCTGGAAGTCTCGAAGCAGCGTCGGCCGCGCCGCCGAATCGCACACCTTCGACTCCGTCGCCCTCGCCTCCCAGCATTCCTGCGGACTCGCGCAAAGCGGCGACGTGTACTGCTGGGGCCAGAACTACTACGGCGAATTCGGCGTGCAGACCGCCGAAGACTGGTACGACGCGCCTGTGCTCGTCCATGACAGCGGCGACTGGACCACGGTCGTGGCCGGCGAGTACCACCACTGCCTCCTCGACAGCTCCGGCGACGTATGGTGCGCGGGGCGAAATGACGAGGGACAGGCGGGCATCGGCCAGGCGGCCAACCAAACCTCACTCGCCAAGGTCGACCTCGACGCGACGTTTGGCCACCTGAGCGCCGGCCCCGAGTACAGCTGCGCAGTCGACGACAGCGGCCAGCCCTACTGCTGGGGACTCAACGAATTCGGCGTGCTCGGAGACGGCACCGAGACCAGTCGCGCCTCTCCCACCGCTGTCGACACCTCGGTCGCGTTCGAGCACATCGTCACCGGGGACTGGCACAGTTGCGGCCTCGACTCCGATGGCCAGGCGTATTGCTGGGGCAACAACTGGTTTGGCCAACTTGGACTGGGCACGCCCGACGGATATCAACGCCGCCCCGTTGCGGTCGTCGGTGAGCACACGTTTGCTTCGCTCGTCGCTGGCAAACGTTTTACCTGCGGGCTGACACCGGCCGGCAAGGCGTATTGCTGGGGCGGCAACTTCGCCGGCCAACTCGGGCTGGGCACTCAAGACGGCAGCGTGCGCCCGGCAGCGGTCACTGGTGGCCACACCTTCCAACAACTCGCCGCCGGGAGCGCCCACATTTGCGGCTTGACCACCGACGACACATTGTACTGCTGGGGCAAGGGCTCGTACGGCCAACTCGGCGATGGCGAACGCATCATCGCCTTCGAGCCGGTTGCGCTTCAAACCGATTGA
- a CDS encoding DUF5602 domain-containing protein has protein sequence MIRSWQLFVCVFVGCMVTFVGTALAGPPKNLTEFGPSLSMGDGNIRAFSTVNPSGKPIRIGVEFDGAAFQNLPTAASDGKWEYDGHTCCGHEHVLQFPSNAVATPFKWAMVNWNPGGHIPPGVWDLPHFDFHFYFMEEAERYNITAGICDAAAPGTLISCEAFQKGMKPLPADEQVPGYINPGAVEAGMGAHLIDPTSPEFNGETFTRTFLYGAWDGSLNFMEPMITVAELQKKEAEHCTPYPTPEAMPEAGFYPTEYCTRYDDKNDLYYVSLQAFKWFPKSDGILGN, from the coding sequence ATGATTCGTTCTTGGCAGCTCTTTGTGTGTGTGTTTGTCGGGTGCATGGTGACGTTTGTTGGCACAGCTCTGGCCGGTCCGCCTAAGAACTTGACCGAGTTTGGCCCGTCGCTGTCGATGGGCGACGGCAACATTCGCGCCTTCTCGACGGTCAACCCGTCGGGCAAGCCCATCCGCATCGGCGTGGAGTTCGACGGCGCGGCCTTCCAGAACCTTCCGACCGCCGCCAGCGACGGCAAATGGGAGTACGACGGCCACACCTGCTGCGGCCACGAGCACGTGCTCCAATTCCCCAGCAACGCGGTGGCGACCCCGTTCAAATGGGCGATGGTCAACTGGAACCCGGGCGGCCACATCCCTCCGGGCGTGTGGGACCTGCCCCACTTCGACTTCCACTTTTACTTCATGGAAGAAGCCGAGCGCTACAATATCACCGCCGGCATCTGCGATGCCGCCGCGCCGGGCACGCTCATTTCGTGTGAGGCGTTCCAGAAGGGCATGAAGCCCCTGCCGGCCGACGAGCAAGTCCCCGGCTACATCAACCCCGGCGCCGTCGAGGCGGGCATGGGCGCCCACCTCATCGACCCGACCTCCCCCGAGTTCAACGGCGAGACGTTCACGCGCACCTTCTTGTACGGCGCCTGGGACGGCTCGCTGAACTTCATGGAGCCGATGATTACCGTGGCCGAGTTGCAAAAGAAGGAAGCCGAGCACTGCACGCCCTACCCCACGCCCGAGGCGATGCCCGAGGCCGGCTTCTACCCGACCGAGTACTGCACGCGCTACGACGACAAGAACGATCTGTACTACGTGTCGCTGCAGGCGTTTAAGTGGTTCCCCAAGTCGGACGGAATTCTGGGCAACTGA
- the rlmD gene encoding 23S rRNA (uracil(1939)-C(5))-methyltransferase RlmD has product MRLAFGEDSCPERKIHCQPTPRKFWCCFAYGPHLIHDDRVIVQLAMSPNTMKDQQQIEIVRMAHGGDGIGYLEDGRIVFVPTTLPGEVVDIELVELKKSYAKGRVVEIVEASPERVDSECPYFPKCGGCQFWHTTYEHEVELKTEAAWQTISRISKLDLPEARVVAAPEDRRYRSRVTFHRAPAGEGQGWKIGFYRANSSELLDINDCLITDGLLNEVRRALEPALRDVGDCDFILETADEESVVVTLMPERNLRTKMPPSLKTFLQTLDQNPTVRGLRVVGEDEDVVFGDITVDGEEVLARPPVDAAHVPSANFRQSYRDMNGQLVDEVSGIIDRLGATSVIELFCGNGNFSFALPDRVERFVGLEANPAAIESAKGLAKLARLDGYSFRVADLSEGFVEPLDEMVDDFDLVLLDPPRAGASEVCDELAQYQHLEAIVYVSCDPACLGRDLKTLTNGGWEVESLTMFDMFPRTSHIETVAVLR; this is encoded by the coding sequence ATGCGGTTAGCATTCGGCGAGGACAGTTGTCCCGAGCGGAAGATACACTGCCAGCCAACTCCTCGCAAGTTTTGGTGTTGCTTCGCGTACGGGCCTCACCTAATACACGACGACCGAGTAATCGTTCAGTTGGCAATGAGCCCGAACACTATGAAAGATCAACAACAAATCGAAATCGTAAGAATGGCTCACGGCGGAGACGGCATCGGCTATCTCGAAGATGGCCGCATCGTCTTCGTGCCGACGACGCTTCCGGGGGAAGTGGTCGACATCGAGCTCGTCGAGCTCAAAAAGTCGTACGCCAAGGGCAGGGTGGTCGAGATCGTGGAGGCCTCTCCGGAGCGCGTCGACTCGGAGTGCCCGTACTTTCCCAAATGCGGTGGCTGCCAGTTCTGGCACACCACCTACGAGCACGAGGTCGAACTGAAGACCGAGGCTGCATGGCAGACTATCTCGCGTATCAGCAAGCTCGACCTTCCCGAGGCGCGCGTGGTCGCCGCTCCCGAAGACCGCCGCTACCGCAGCCGAGTGACCTTCCACCGCGCGCCCGCCGGCGAAGGGCAGGGCTGGAAGATCGGCTTCTACCGGGCCAACAGCAGTGAGCTTCTGGACATCAACGACTGTCTGATCACCGACGGGCTGCTCAACGAGGTGCGTCGCGCGCTCGAGCCGGCGCTTCGCGACGTGGGCGACTGCGACTTCATCTTGGAGACCGCCGACGAAGAGAGCGTGGTGGTCACCCTGATGCCCGAGCGCAACCTGCGCACCAAGATGCCCCCGTCGCTCAAGACCTTTTTGCAGACGCTCGACCAAAACCCGACGGTGCGCGGCTTGCGTGTGGTCGGCGAGGACGAAGACGTCGTCTTCGGCGACATCACCGTCGACGGTGAAGAGGTGCTCGCTCGCCCGCCGGTCGACGCCGCGCATGTGCCCTCGGCAAATTTCCGCCAGAGCTACCGCGACATGAACGGGCAACTCGTCGACGAGGTGAGCGGGATTATCGACCGTCTCGGCGCGACCTCGGTCATCGAGTTGTTCTGTGGAAACGGCAACTTCTCGTTCGCGCTGCCGGATCGCGTCGAGCGCTTCGTCGGCCTGGAGGCCAACCCGGCCGCCATCGAGAGCGCCAAGGGCTTGGCCAAGCTCGCCCGCCTCGACGGCTACAGCTTCCGCGTCGCCGACTTGTCGGAAGGCTTTGTCGAGCCGCTCGACGAGATGGTCGACGACTTCGACCTCGTCCTGCTCGACCCGCCGCGCGCGGGCGCCTCGGAGGTCTGCGACGAGCTCGCCCAGTACCAGCATCTCGAAGCAATCGTGTACGTCTCGTGCGACCCGGCGTGCCTGGGCCGCGACCTCAAGACGCTCACCAACGGCGGCTGGGAAGTCGAGTCACTGACGATGTTCGATATGTTCCCGCGCACCTCGCATATCGAGACGGTGGCGGTACTGCGCTGA